One part of the Tachyglossus aculeatus isolate mTacAcu1 chromosome 26, mTacAcu1.pri, whole genome shotgun sequence genome encodes these proteins:
- the CCER2 gene encoding coiled-coil domain-containing glutamate-rich protein 2 — MPRLGLLLLLLGLGVSRCLLELLSDALGRPPPLTTRGACTQLLDEDDWAQAVLKHEHLLQKLLELGHKGGHKGQQESEEEEEEEKSKGAAGAPESQRDADRLRELGADQRVEGEKIREQKVEEEEKVREQKVEEERLDRDEDDRVVVEKAKELLAEMMEEVEKKEKEEEKEEERKEEKEEERREEKEEEQEEEALKKKKTSDETWVSSEYLDDLHKRRHGDQEAGETEVSDGFHGGSRDGGEEEGKWGAGGRLRATAAQKRVAEKASDEETAQFGAEEEKRVRTAGEESRPPGRLWEEDRRRRRRRRLLGGPHRQDTGLHHHLHHPEEEEEEEEEEEPKKKELEEDLQRAAEKLVELRREA; from the exons ATGCCACGCCTCGGCCTCCTCTTGCtgctgctggggctgggg gtgAGCCGCTGCCTCCTGGAGCTCCTGTCCGACGCTttgggccgccccccgcccctgacCACCCGAGGGGCCTGCACCCAGTTGCTCGATGAAG aTGACTGGGCCCAGGCCGTCCTGAAACACGAGCACCTGCTGCAGAAGCTCCTGGAGCTGGGCCACAAAGGTGGCCACAAAG GACAGCAggagagcgaggaggaggaggaggaggaaaagagcaagggGGCAGCGGGAGCCCCGGAGAGCCAACGGGACGCGGACCGGCTGCGGGAACTGGGAGCGGACCAGCGGGTCGAGGGGGAGAAGATCAGAGAGCAGAAagtcgaggaggaggagaaagtcagggagcagAAGGTCGAGGAGGAGAGGCTGGATCGGGACGAAGACGACCGGGTCGTGGTGGAAAAAGCCAAGGAGCTGCTCGCCGAGATGATggaagaggtggagaagaaagagaaagaggaggagaaagaggaagagaggaaggaggagaaagaggaggagaggagggaagagaaagaggaagagcaggaagaagaggccCTAAAGAAGAAGAAAACGTCTGATGAGACGTGGGTGTCCAGCGAATATTTGGATGACCTGCACAAACGAAGGCATGGGGATCAGGAGGCGGGAGAGACAGAGGTTTCGGATGGGTTTCACGGGGGCTcccgggatggaggggaggaggagggcaagtggggggccgggggaaggctGCGGGCGACGGCGGCCCAGAAGCGGGTGGCGGAGAAGGCCAGCGACGAGGAGACGGCTCAGttcggggcagaggaggagaagcgggTGAGGACGGCGGGCGAAGAGAGCCGGCCGCCCGGACGGCTCTGGGAGGaggaccgccgccgccgccgccgccgccgcctcctcgggGGGCCCCACCGCCAGGACACCGGGCTTCATCACCATCTCCACCAccccgaggaggaggaagaagaggaggaagaggaggagcccaagaagAAG gagctggaggaggatcTGCAGCGAGCGGCCGAGAAGCTGGTAGAGCTGAGGCGGGAGGCGTGA